GGCCGACATCACCGGCCCCGGCCGCATCGGCCTGGTGTCGAAGTCGGGCACGCTGACCTACCAGATGATGTACGAGCTGCGGGACATCGGCTTCTCGACCGCCATCGGCATCGGTGGTGACCCGATCATCGGTACCACGCACATCGACGCGCTGGAGGCGTTCCAGGCCGACCCGGAGACCGACCTCATCGTCATGATCGGTGAGATCGGTGGCGACGCGGAGGAGCGGGCCGCCGAGTACATCAAGGCCAACGTCACCAAGCCCGTCGTCGGCTACGTCGCCGGGTTCACGGCGCCCGAGGGCAAGACGATGGGCCACGCCGGCGCGATCGTCTCCGGTTCGTCCGGGACCGCGGCGGCCAAGAAGGAGGCGCTCGAAGCCGCCGGTGTGAAGGTCGGCAAGACCCCCACCGAGACCGCCGAGCTCGCGCGCGAGTTGTACAAGGCGCTTTGAGACACGACCGTCTCGAACGACGGGGCCGGGCACGCGATTGTGCCCGGCCCCGTTCGTCGTTTCCGGGCAGCTGTGTAAAAAGGCAGCGGACAACGAAACCGTACGCGGTCTTCCCGCGTCGAAGAGTGGGCGAGAAGTCGGCACTTCGAAACGCGTGGCACGGAACTGTGGGGAGTATGTCCGCGCCGTGCCGTTGGCCGACCGCGCATTTCGAGCTCGAGACGACAGGAGAACACGGATGACCTTCCCGAGCGGCACGCCGGGTGGATTCCCGAGCCAGGGCCCGCAGCAGTCGCATCAGCCGTATCCGGGCATGCCGTCCGCCGGACGGCCGTCGTTGCCGCTACCGAAGATCCTCCAGCTGGCCACGGGGGGCCTCGGGGTGTTGAACCTCTTCCTCGGCTTCGCGAATGTCGTCGAGGGGGCCAGCTTCTTCGAAACTCCTTTCGGTTGGGTGCCCGCTCTGTTGTTCATCGGAGGTGCCGCCGCCCTTGCGGGCCTGCTTCCGGGGGAGTCGAAGCCGGGAACATGGCCCGCGGTGCTGTCGGCGGGGGCCGTTCTGGCGTTTCTCTTCACCGTCTTCCAGGTCAGCAACCTGGGAGTGGGTGGCATTCTCGTGCTGATCTTCGGTCTCGCGCAGCTGGGTGTCGCGGTCACCGCGTATCTCCTCGAGTCCGGAGCCATCAAGAAGCCTCAGTCGCAGCCGTTCGGCCAGGGCTTCGCCCCGCAGACCGGGGGATTCAGCCAGCCTCACCAGGCGCAGTCGCCATTCGGGGCCGCTCCGCAGGGCCAGCCCGGCCAGCAGGGGCAGCCGGGGCAGCCGGGGCAGCCCGGCCAGCCCGGTCAGCAGGGTTCCGCGTCGGACAGCAGCTCGCAGCCCACGAAGTTCGCGCAGCCGGTGCAGCAGCAGCCCACCACGTACGCGCCGCAGCACGGCCAGTTCTTCCAGCAGCCGTCGGGTGAGTCGAGCTCCCAGTCGGAACAGCCCGGCCAGCAGGGCGGTTCGACGCCTTCCGGAAGCTGACCACCGCGAAGGTGCCTCATGAGGGTGAGTCCCGTCCCACTGCGTCGACGGTGGCGGCGTGGCTCACCCTCATGACTCACGACAGGTGCGAGGGTGCCCCTCATGGGCAGACCGGCTGTGGCTGAGAGTGACGTGGGGTTCGACCGCGTCCGGGTGCTCCTCGGTGCCGCGATCGGTCCGATCGTCATCGGGTACGCGCTGGTGGCGAGCCTGTTGGTGGTCGTGACGGCCCTCGCGCCGCGAGCCGAGTTCTCCGCGACGGTGGTGCTGTCCGCGGCTTGTTCCGCGTGGTTGGCCGCCTACCAGGTGCCGCTCGACATCGGCGGAGCGCCGCTGGGGATCTTGCCGTTGCTGCCCACGCTCGTCGTCGCTTTCTCCGTGTTCCGGGCGTCGACATCGGCCTCCCGTCGGCTCGACGACCTCGACGGGAGGCGTGCGGGGTTCCTCGCTCGCGCCCTGCCGGTGGTGGGTGTGGCGACGGGCGCGCACGCGCTCACCGCCGTCGCGTTCGCCGGGGTGTCCATCGGTGCGGCCGTCGAGGCCCGGTTTCCCGAGTCGGTCGTGTTGCCTCCGGCCCTGGCCGCCGTGGCGGCGCTGCTGGGAGTGGCCGCGGCGTCGGACGAGTGGCTGGACCGCCTCGACCCTCTGGCGGTCCGGGCGATACGGGTCGGGTTGATCGCTTTCTGCGCCCTTGTCGGGGCGGGGTTCCTCCTCTTCGGAGTGGCGACGGTGGCCGCGTGGTCCACCCTCGGCGAGCTGTTCGACGCCTTCGCTCCGGAACTGGGCAGTGCGGTGGGCATGCTGCTGTTGTCGCTCGTGTACCTGCCCAACGCGGTGGTGCTCGCGGCGAGTGTGCTCACCGGTGGGGGTTTCACGCTGGGACAGGTGTCGGTGAGCGCGTTCGCGATGACTCCCGGACCGGTACCCGCGGTGCCGTTGCTGGCGGGGCTGCCCGGCGAGTACGGCTCGTGGTGGCCGTTGTTGCTGGTGGCGCCGGCGGTCGTCGGGGTCGTGGTGGGCTGGTCCCTCCGCGACGTCGACGCGTTAGTGGGCGCGAGACTGCGCGCGGTGGTCGTGGCGGGGGTGGTGTGCGCGTTCTGCGCGGTGGTGGTGGCCGCGTTCACCGGGGGCGCACTCGGTGGCGGCATGTACGGCCCCGTGACACTGCGCGCCGAGGTGTTCTCCCTCACGGCTTTCGGCTTCGTCGTCGTACCGGGCGGCGTGGTGGCGTGGCTGACGGGCGGAAAGGGACGCTCCGGTCGCACCCCTCGACGCTCAAGGCGGCGGCGGGGCCTTTAGGGTTGGGGGCACCAGCTCAGTTGCCGCGCAGGCGGCGCATCCCGGCGAGGAGAACCCACTGGCTATCCGGTTGCGACTTCCGGCGCAGGCGAGGACGGTGGTCCTCGCCTCCGGTTCGGGAACCTTGTTGCAGGCCGTGCTCGACGCGGCGGCAGAGGAGTCCTACCCGGCCAAGGTCGTGGCCGTGGGAACCGACCGTGAGGGAGTGCAGGCCCTCGACCGAGCCGAACGCGCGGGCGTGCCCTCCTTCACCGTGAAGGTCTCCGACTACCCCGATCGAGCGGCGTGGGACGAGGCGCTCACCGACGCCGTCGCCGCTTACCGACCCGACCTCGTGGTCTCCGCCGGTTTCCTCAAGATCCTCGGGCCGCGGTTCCTGGCCCGCTTTCCCAACCGGGTGATCAACACGCACCCGGCTTTGCTTCCCGCGTTTCCGGGCATTCGTGCCGTGGCCGACGCGTTGGAGCTCGGCGTCAAGGTCACCGGGTCCACGGTGCACTTCGTGGACGCGGGTGTGGACACCGGGCCGATCATCGCGCAGGA
The window above is part of the Saccharomonospora glauca K62 genome. Proteins encoded here:
- a CDS encoding DUF5336 domain-containing protein — protein: MTFPSGTPGGFPSQGPQQSHQPYPGMPSAGRPSLPLPKILQLATGGLGVLNLFLGFANVVEGASFFETPFGWVPALLFIGGAAALAGLLPGESKPGTWPAVLSAGAVLAFLFTVFQVSNLGVGGILVLIFGLAQLGVAVTAYLLESGAIKKPQSQPFGQGFAPQTGGFSQPHQAQSPFGAAPQGQPGQQGQPGQPGQPGQPGQQGSASDSSSQPTKFAQPVQQQPTTYAPQHGQFFQQPSGESSSQSEQPGQQGGSTPSGS
- the sucD gene encoding succinate--CoA ligase subunit alpha, with amino-acid sequence MSIFLNSESKIIVQGLTGSEGTKHATKMLAAGSNIVGGVNARKAGQTVTINGKDLTVFGTVAEAMKETGADVSVIFVPPKFAKDAVIEAIDAEIPLAVVITEGIPVHDSATFWAHACAKGNKTRIIGPNCPGIISPGQSNAGIIPADITGPGRIGLVSKSGTLTYQMMYELRDIGFSTAIGIGGDPIIGTTHIDALEAFQADPETDLIVMIGEIGGDAEERAAEYIKANVTKPVVGYVAGFTAPEGKTMGHAGAIVSGSSGTAAAKKEALEAAGVKVGKTPTETAELARELYKAL
- the purN gene encoding phosphoribosylglycinamide formyltransferase — translated: MRLPAQARTVVLASGSGTLLQAVLDAAAEESYPAKVVAVGTDREGVQALDRAERAGVPSFTVKVSDYPDRAAWDEALTDAVAAYRPDLVVSAGFLKILGPRFLARFPNRVINTHPALLPAFPGIRAVADALELGVKVTGSTVHFVDAGVDTGPIIAQEAVVVEPRDDEATLHERIKTVERRLLVEVIAKLGRAGCTVDGRKVRFS
- a CDS encoding cell division protein PerM, yielding MGRPAVAESDVGFDRVRVLLGAAIGPIVIGYALVASLLVVVTALAPRAEFSATVVLSAACSAWLAAYQVPLDIGGAPLGILPLLPTLVVAFSVFRASTSASRRLDDLDGRRAGFLARALPVVGVATGAHALTAVAFAGVSIGAAVEARFPESVVLPPALAAVAALLGVAAASDEWLDRLDPLAVRAIRVGLIAFCALVGAGFLLFGVATVAAWSTLGELFDAFAPELGSAVGMLLLSLVYLPNAVVLAASVLTGGGFTLGQVSVSAFAMTPGPVPAVPLLAGLPGEYGSWWPLLLVAPAVVGVVVGWSLRDVDALVGARLRAVVVAGVVCAFCAVVVAAFTGGALGGGMYGPVTLRAEVFSLTAFGFVVVPGGVVAWLTGGKGRSGRTPRRSRRRRGL